The Coffea arabica cultivar ET-39 chromosome 1e, Coffea Arabica ET-39 HiFi, whole genome shotgun sequence genome has a window encoding:
- the LOC113717796 gene encoding dephospho-CoA kinase-like isoform X2, with translation MRIVGLTGGIGSGKSTVSNLFKAHGIPVVDADVIARDVLKKGTGGWKKVVAAFGEDILLPDGEVDRPKLGRIVFSDPQKRQILNRFLAPYISSGILLEVLKLWMKGCKIIVLDVPLLFEAKMDRWTNPIVVVWVDPKTQLHRLMARDGTTEEDSKSRINSQMSLDLKRTKADILIDNTGSLADLNENFQKLFHGETGPCQVHN, from the exons ATGAGGATAGTGGGGCTGACCGGAGGGATTGGATCAGGGAAGAGTACCGTCTCCAATCTTTTCAAGGCCCATGGTATTCCGGTCGTCGATGCCGACGTCATCGCTCGT GATGTTTTGAAAAAAGGTACTGGTGGTTGGAAAAAGGTGGTGGCGGCTTTTGGGGAGGACATCCTGCTTCCTGACGGAGAGGTGGATCGCCCGAAGTTAGGTCGCATTGTATTTTCTGATCCACAAAAACGCCAGATTCTTAATAG ATTTCTGGCACCATACATCTCATCAGGCATTCTCTTGGAAGTGTTGAAACTATGGATGAAGGGGTGCAAAATTATTGTGCTCGATGTCCCTTTGTTGTTCGAAGCCAAGATGGACAGGTGGACAAATCCTATTGTTGTTGTTTGGGTTGATCCCAAGACTCAGCTCCATCGGCTCATGGCAAGAGATGGAACCACAGAAGAAGATTCTAAGAGCAGGATTAACTCTCAAATGTCTCTTGATCTCAAAAGGACCAAAGCAGATATTCTAATAGATAACACTGGATCACTGGCAGATctgaatgaaaattttcagaag CTCTTTCACGGCGAAACTGGTCCTTGTCAAGTACATAATTAG
- the LOC113717770 gene encoding autophagy-related protein 18a-like, whose translation MATLSSLSSTAFTNSNPNSKFLSPMLQPYLEQQQQQIDPPETDEEDDRSPHSNKPIMPNMSPSTDGSPNSNSSMDRSPAALLHVSFNQDYGCFATGTSRGFRIYNCDPFREIFRRDFDNAGGIGSVEMLFRCNILALVGGKDNPQYPLNKVMIWDDHQSRCIGELSFRSEVRGVRLRRDRIVVVLEHKIFVYNFADLKLLHQIETIANPKGLCAVSQASGSFVLVCPGLQKGQLRVEHYASERTSKFIQAHDSRIACFTLSQDGQLLATASTKGTLVRIFNTHDGTLLQEVRRGADRAEIYCLSFSSSAQWLAVSSDKGTVHVFSLKSTLGNLRSENSSPPESDLARTTSGSSLSFMKGVLPKYFSSEWSVAQFRLLELSQYVVSFGHQKNTVVILGLDGSFYRCKFDPVTGGEMTQLEYHNFLKPG comes from the exons ATGGCTACTCTCTCAAGCCTTTCTTCTACTGCTTTTACAAACTCTAACCCTAATTCCAAATTCCTGTCCCCAATGCTTCAACCTTATTTGGAGCAACAGCAGCAGCAGATCGACCCCCCTGAAACCGATGAAGAGGACGACCGTTCCCCGCATTCTAACAAGCCGATCATGCCAAATATGAGCCCTAGCACCGACGGCAGCCCTAACTCTAATAGCTCCATGGATCGATCACCTGCCGCGCTGCTCCACGTCTCGTTTAATCAAGATTACGGCTGTTTCGCCACCGGCACAAGCCGCGGCTTCCGAATCTACAACTGCGACCCCTTCCGCGAGATATTTCGACGGGACTTTGACAACGCTGGAGGAATTGGTTCGGTGGAGATGCTATTCCGCTGCAATATACTCGCGTTAGTGGGCGGCAAGGATAACCCGCAGTATCCTCTGAATAAGGTCATGATCTGGGATGATCACCAGAGCAGGTGCATCGGCGAGCTCTCTTTTAGATCGGAGGTCCGAGGGGTGAGGCTCCGAAGGGACCGTATTGTGGTGGTGCTGGAGCACAAGATTTTTGTCTACAATTTTGCCGATTTGAAACTGTTGCATCAAATTGAGACCATTGCGAACCCTAAGGGACTGTGTGCGGTGTCGCAGGCCTCCGGATCCTTTGTACTTGTTTGTCCGGGCCTCCAGAAGGGTCAGCTTAGGGTTGAGCATTACGCGTCCGAGAGGACTAGCAAGTTTATTCAGGCTCATGATTCGAGGATTGCGTGCTTTACGCTTTCCCAGGATGGGCAGTTGCTGGCTACTGCTAGCACTAAAGGGACTTTGGTTCGTATATTTAATACGCATGATGGTACTCTGTTGCAGGAG GTAAGGAGAGGTGCAGATAGAGCAGAAATTTattgcctttctttttcttcctctgcTCAATGGCTCGCAGTTTCAAGTGACAAGGGCACTGTTCATGTCTTTAGCCTTAAGAGCACATTGGGGAACTTGAGAAGCGAAAACTCAAGTCCACCAGAATCTGATCTTGCTAGGACGACATCAGGCTCATCGCTGTCCTTCATGAAAG GTGTTTTACCCAAGTATTTCAGCTCAGAATGGTCTGTGGCCCAATTTCGTTTGCTTGAACTCTCTCAATATGTTGTTTCCTTTGGTCATCAAAAAAATACAGTGGTAATACTTGGATTGGATGGAAG CTTTTATAGATGCAAGTTTGACCCGGTAACTGGCGGAGAAATGACTCAGTTGGAATATCACAATTTTCTCAAGCCTGGATAA
- the LOC113717777 gene encoding glutathione S-transferase-like gives MAIKVHGSVFSPAVLRVFACLNEKDLESEYVEINMRAGEHKKESFLALNPFGQVPGFEDGDLKLFESRAINQYIAQAYADKGNQQLTFVQDAKKMGPVFVWMEVEAQKFDPPSSKLVFELAVKPLLGMNTDDAVVAEHEGKLGEILDVYEARLGQSKYLAGDCFTLADLNHLPAINYLMGTTARKVFDARPHVSAWCADILARPAWAKVLALQKQHPS, from the exons ATGGCAATCAAGGTCCACGGTAGTGTTTTCTCCCCAGCAGTATTGCGGGTATTTGCATGTCTTAACGAGAAAGACTTGGAATCAGAATATGTTGAAATTAACATGCGAGCAGGAGAGCACAAAAAGGAATCCTTCCTCGCCCTCAAT CCATTTGGTCAAGTACCTGGTTTTGAAGATGGGGACTTGAAGCTCTTCG AGTCAAGGGCTATAAACCAATACATCGCTCAGGCTTACGCGGACAAAGGGAACCAACAACTGACGTTCGTACAAGATGCAAAGAAGATGGGGCCGGTGTTCGTGTGGATGGAAGTGGAGGCTCAGAAATTTGACCCTCCATCTTCAAAGCTGGTGTTCGAGCTGGCCGTAAAGCCCCTCCTGGGCATGAACACCGACGATGCGGTGGTGGCAGAGCACGAGGGGAAGCTGGGTGAGATTCTTGATGTGTACGAGGCTCGGTTGGGGCAGTCAAAGTACTTGGCCGGAGACTGCTTTACCCTGGCGGATCTCAACCATCTCCCTGCTATCAACTACTTGATGGGTACGACCGCCAGGAAAGTTTTCGATGCACGGCCCCACGTGAGTGCCTGGTGCGCTGATATCTTGGCCAGGCCGGCTTGGGCCAAGGTCCTGGCCCTGCAAAAGCAGCATCCCAGTTAA
- the LOC113717805 gene encoding putative indole-3-acetic acid-amido synthetase GH3.9, protein MVMDGKKLEYKGEKALKELEKLTANAAEVQEEALKMILTQNKGTEYLNKYMAGVESKSQVPHFKRCVPVTTYKDVRPYIQRIANGDNSNLITSQPVTEMLCSSGTSAGEPKLMPSIEEDLDRRTFLYNLIMPIINQYVGGLDEGKAMFLYFVKAEMSTPCGLPARTVLTSFYKSQHFKNRSHDPYNDFTSPDQTILCYDSNQSMYCQLLAGLVFRHQVLRLGAVFASAFLRAISFLERNWRKLCQDIRTGKLDHAMITDAQCQSAMYSSVLLRPQPLVADEIQSICSSKSWKGIVRRLWPKAKYIEAVITGSMSQYIPSLEYYSDGKLPLVCTMYASSECYFGVNLKPFCKPADVSFTLLPNMGYFEFIPLGESATWSIDLDEEEEEEGVPPSKLVDLVHVRVGCYYELVVTTFAGLYRYRIGDVLQVTGFHNQAPQFRFICRRNVVLSVDNDKTNEEDLHKSITAAKKLLEPYNALLVEYTSCADASTVPGHYVIYWEIAYNNGLVDEAFAIDPTVLQECCVAVEERLDYTYRRCRTLDKSVGPLEIRIVEAGTFESLMDFFINQGASINQYKTPRCIKSKAALKLLNSNVKASYFSSRDPCWNP, encoded by the exons ATGGTGATGGACGGCAAGAAATTAGAGTACAAGGGCGAGAAGGCATTGAAGGAGCTGGAGAAGCTCACAGCAAATGCAGCTGAGGTCCAGGAGGAGGCCTTGAAGATGATCCTGACGCAGAATAAGGGGACTGAGTACCTGAACAAGTACATGGCGGGAGTGGAATCAAAATCACAGGTACCACATTTCAAGCGTTGCGTACCAGTGACAACGTACAAGGATGTCCGTCCCTACATCCAGAGAATTGCCAATGGAGACAACTCCAATCTCATTACCTCTCAACCTGTAACCGAGATGCTATGCAG CTCAGGCACGTCCGCTGGAGAGCCAAAGTTGatgccatcaattgaagaagaTCTTGACCGACGAACCTTTCTTTATAATCTCATCATGCCAATAATCAACCA GTACGTTGGTGGGCTTGATGAAGGTAAAGCCATGTTCCTGTATTTCGTCAAGGCAGAAATGTCTACTCCTTGTGGCTTACCAGCTCGCACGGTCCTGACCAGTTTTTACAAGAGCCAGCATTTCAAGAACCGTTCCCACGATCCTTACAACGATTTCACTAGCCCCGATCAAACCATCCTCTGCTACGACAGCAACCAAAGCATGTACTGCCAGTTATTGGCCGGCCTGGTCTTCCGCCACCAAGTCCTCCGCCTGGGCGCCGTATTTGCATCTGCATTCCTTCGGGCCATCTCCTTCCTCGAACGCAACTGGCGGAAATTGTGCCAAGATATCCGCACCGGAAAACTCGATCATGCCATGATCACCGACGCCCAGTGTCAATCCGCAATGTACTCTAGCGTTCTGTTACGGCCTCAGCCGCTGGTGGCTGATGAGATTCAGAGCATTTGCAGCAGTAAGTCGTGGAAGGGAATAGTGCGTCGCCTTTGGCCTAAGGCCAAGTACATTGAGGCTGTGATCACGGGGTCCATGTCGCAGTACATACCATCGCTGGAATACTATAGCGATGGCAAATTACCCCTGGTATGCACCATGTATGCTTCGTCGGAGTGCTACTTCGGAGTAAATTTGAAACCCTTTTGCAAGCCTGCTGATGTTTCCTTCACCCTGTTGCCTAACATGGGTTACTTTGAGTTCATTCCTTTGGGAGAGAGTGCAACATGGTCGATAGACctggatgaagaagaagaagaagaaggagttCCCCCCAGTAAGCTTGTTGACCTGGTGCACGTCAGAGTCGGTTGCTACTACGAGTTGGTGGTCACCACATTCGCCG GATTATATCGGTATCGCATCGGTGACGTGCTCCAAGTGACCGGATTTCACAATCAAGCCCCACAATTCAGATTCATCTGTCGGAGAAACGTCGTCCTCAGCGTCGACAATGACAAAACCAACGAAGAGGACTTGCACAAGAGCATCACCGCCGCCAAAAAGCTTCTGGAGCCCTACAATGCTTTACTAGTGGAATACACCAGCTGTGCCGATGCTTCAACCGTACCAGGCCACTACGTCATTTACTGGGAGATCGCCTACAACAATGGATTGGTGGACGAAGCTTTTGCCATCGATCCAACCGTGCTTCAAGAATGTTGCGTCGCCGTGGAGGAACGGCTTGATTACACCTACAGGAGATGCCGCACCCTTGACAAGTCCGTCGGACCGCTGGAAATACGAATCGTCGAGGCCGGAACTTTTGAGTCGTTGATGGACTTTTTCATCAATCAAGGGGCGTCCATCAATCAGTATAAAACTCCGAGGTGTATCAAATCTAAAGCTGCCCTCAAACTCCTTAACTCCAATGTTAAGGCTTCCTATTTTAGCTCCAGGGATCCTTGCTGGAACCCTTGA
- the LOC113717815 gene encoding bifunctional protein FolD 2-like — protein MASSSDHKATVIDGKAVAHTIRSEIADEVRQLSQKYGKVPGLAVVIVGHRKDSQSYVSMKRKACAEVGIKSFDIGLPEQVSEAELISKVHELNANPDVHGILVQLPLPKHLNEEKVLGEISLEKDVDGFHPLNIGKLAMKGREPLFLPCTPKGCLELLSRSGISIKGKKAVVVGRSNIVGLPVSLLLLKEDATVTIVHSRTKEPEKIIREADIVIAAAGQANMIQGSWIKSGAAVIDVGTNAVDDRTKKSGYRLVGDVDFKEASKVAGWITPVPGGVGPMTVAMLLKNTLDGAKRVIEQ, from the exons ATGGCATCGTCGTCGGATCACAAGGCAACCGTCATCGACGGCAAAGCAGTAGCTCATACTATACGGTCCGAAATCGCCGATGAAGTCCGTCAACTGTCCCAGAAGTACGGCAAG GTCCCAGGATTGGCCGTGGTCATAGTGGGACATAGGAAAGACTCTCAAAGCTACGTGAGTATGAAGAGGAAGGCATGTGCTGAGGTTGGGATCAAGTCCTTTGACATCGGCCTTCCAGAGCAAGTGTCCGAAGCCGAATTAATCAGCAAGGTCCATGAGCTGAATGCAAATCCAGATGTTCATG GTATACTGGTGCAGCTTCCACTTCCAAAGCATCTAAATGAAGAGAAAGTTTTGGGTGAAATTAGCTTGGAAAAAGATGTGGATGGCTTTCACCCTTTAAATATAGGCAAGCTTGCGATGAAAGGCAGAGAGCCTCTCTTCCTTCCTTGCACCCCTAAG GGCTGTCTTGAGCTTCTGTCACGTAGTGGCATTAGCATAAAGGGCAAGAAGGCAGTTGTGGTAGGACGAAGCAATATTGTTGGATTACCTGTTTCCCTGCTACTACTCAAAGAAGACGCCACTGTCACTATAGTGCATTCACGTACCAAGGAACCAGAGAAAATTATTCGTGAGGCAGACATTGTTATTGCTGCAGCAGGACAAGCGAACATG ATACAAGGCAGCTGGATCAAATCTGGTGCTGCTGTTATCGATGTGGGGACAAATGCTGTGGATGATCGAACTAAGAAGTCAGGTTATAGGCTTGTGGGAGATGTTGATTTCAAGGAAGCAAGCAAAGTGGCTGGATGGATAACTCCTGTTCCTGGAGGTGTTGGACCAATGACAGTGGCAATGTTACTCAAAAATACCTTGGACGGAGCTAAGCGGGTGATTGAGCAATAA
- the LOC113717786 gene encoding pentatricopeptide repeat-containing protein At5g66520-like yields MVGKFRNSNSISRKIIQLLGTNCNSPAHVYQIQAQLIIQNLYTNTTLASHFISACRSLGLSQTAFLLYTLNPQKPQTFICNQLLRAFSHSDAHHYSISFYSHMHKNLIFPNNYTFPFILKSLSDLRSLKQGKCIHAQIVKLGPLNDIYVQNSLLNLYASCGDMVSSGYVFDEMPHKDVVTWTVVITGYRECSMFKDALIAFEQMQNAGVEPNQVTMVNALAACASFGALDMGVWIHEFIKRKGWTLDVILGTALINMYGKCGRIEEGLKVFKSMEEENVFTWNALIKGFALAENGQEAVMWFSEMEREGANKPNEVTLIAVLCACVHSGLVKWGEEIFSSLLHQKYGFSPGVKHYACMIDLLARDGRLEDALRIIDKLPFQSTKTIWGAFFSGCRVHGNLELSEVAARKLVDLEPENCAYYVVLSNLYAEMGRWDDVEEIRRLMKNKEFRKDSGNSSIELEYLEDVSKWLD; encoded by the coding sequence ATGGTGGGAAAGTTTCGAAACTCCAACAGTATTTCGAGGAAGATAATCCAGCTCCTAGGAACTAATTGCAACTCACCCGCCCATGTCTACCAAATTCAGGCTCAGCTTATCATCCAAAACCTCTATACAAACACCACTCTTGCTTCCCATTTCATCTCTGCCTGCCGATCATTAGGCCTTTCACAGACAGCTTTCCTCCTCTATACTCTTAATCCCCAAAAGCCCCAAACTTTCATTTGCAACCAGCTCCTTAGAGCCTTTTCTCATTCTGATGCCCATCACTATTCTATTTCCTTCTACTCCCACATGCATAAAAATCTCATCTTCCCTAATAACTATACCTTCCCTTTCATCCTCAAATCTCTGTCAGACCTCAGGAGCCTCAAACAAGGCAAATGCATACATGCCCAGATCGTTAAGTTGGGTCCCCTCAATGATATTTATGTTCAGAATTCGCTGCTGAACTTGTACGCGTCCTGCGGGGACATGGTGTCATCTGGCTACgtgttcgatgaaatgcctcACAAAGACGTGGTTACTTGGACCGTAGTCATCACTGGGTATCGAGAATGTAGCATGTTTAAAGATGCACTAATTGCGTTTGAGCAAATGCAGAATGCAGGTGTGGAACCCAATCAGGTGACGATGGTGAACGCGCTGGCTGCCTGTGCGAGTTTTGGGGCGCTTGACATGGGGGTGTGGATACACGAGTTTATAAAGAGGAAAGGGTGGACACTGGATGTCATTCTGGGTACTGCTTTGATTAATATGTACGGAAAGTGTGGTAGAATTGAAGAAGGTCTAAAGGTTTTCAAAAGCATGGAAGAGGAGAATGTTTTCACGTGGAATGCCCTGATTAAAGGGTTTGCTTTAGCTGAAAATGGTCAGGAGGCAGTTATGTGGTTCTCTGAGATGGAGCGAGAAGGAGCTAATAAGCCTAATGAGGTGACCTTGATTGCAGTGCTTTGTGCCTGTGTTCATTCTGGATTGGTAAAATGGGGGGAAGAAATTTTTTCCTCTTTACTGCATCAGAAATATGGATTTTCACCTGGTGTCAAACACTATGCCTGTATGATTGATCTATTAGCACGTGATGGACGTTTAGAGGATGCTCTAAGGATCATTGACAAACTGCCTTTTCAGTCTACCAAGACTATTTGGGGAGCCTTCTTTTCTGGATGTAGAGTACATGGGAACTTAGAATTAAGTGAAGTTGCAGCTAGGAAATTAGTGGACCTGGAGCCAGAAAATTGTGCTTACTATGTAGTCCTGTCTAATCTTTATGCAGAAATGGGAAGATGGGATGATGTGGAAGAAATTCGAAGATTGATGAAAAACAAGGAATTTAGGAAGGATTCTGGCAATAGTTCTATTGAACTTGAATATCTGGAAGATGTCTCCAAATGGTTAGATTAG
- the LOC113717825 gene encoding protein LOW PSII ACCUMULATION 1, chloroplastic isoform X1, whose protein sequence is MAVVASLALHRHCPVSPASSSSSVTRVRTWIPLPNSARRPFWTRTLSESTDTTHSSSSLVCLSAPSSSSSSSSSPEVTTPPTAESCINLGLSLFSKGRVKDALSQFETALTLDPNPIEAQAAFYNKACCHAYRGEGKKAADCLRTALKEYDLKFGTILNDPDLASFRALPEFKELQEEARLGGEDIGYSFRRDLKLISEVQAPFRGVRRFFYVALTAAAGISMFFTIPRLYRSIKGGDGAPDIWETAGNAAINIGGIIVLVALFLWDNKKEEEQLAQISRDETLSRLPLRLSTNRVVELVQLRDTVRPVILAGNKETVSLALQKAERCRTELLRRGVLLVPVIWGQNSDKPAEKKGFGLSPKAAASLPSLGEDFDKRAQSVVTKSKLKAEIRFKAEPVSPVEWERWIKDQQKSEGVTPGEDVYIILRLDGRVRRSGRGMPDWQQIVKELPEMDALLSKLER, encoded by the exons ATGGCTGTGGTGGCAAGTCTTGCCCTCCATCGTCATTGTCCCGTTTCTCCTGCATCATCATCCTCGTCAGTAACAAGGGTACGGACATGGATTCCCCTCCCCAACTCAGCAAGAAGGCCCTTTTGGACTCGGACTTTATCTGAGTCTACAGACACAACTCACTCTTCTTCTTCACTCGTATGCCTCTCTGCTCCGTCgtcgtcttcttcttcttcttcatcgcCGGAAGTGACTACACCACCCACTGCTGAGTCTTGCATCAACTTGGGACTCTCCCTCTTCTCCAAAGGACGG GTTAAAGATGCTCTGTCGCAGTTTGAAACTGCCCTTACTCTGGATCCTAATCCAATTGAGGCTCAAGCTGCGTTTTATAACAAAGCCTGCTGTCATGCTTACAG AGGGGAAGGAAAGAAAGCTGCTGACTGCTTGCGTACTGCTTTGAAGGAATATGACCTCAAGTTTGGCACAATTCTGAATGACCCAGACTTGGCCTCTTTCAGAGCATTGCCTGAATTTAAAGAGTTGCAAGAAGAG GCTAGGCTAGGCGGGGAAGATATAGGGTACAGTTTTCGGAGAGACCTTAAACTTATCAGTGAGGTCCAAGCACCTTTCCGTGGTGTTCGGAGATTCTTTTATGTGGCGCTTACTGCTGCTGCTGGAATATCAATGTTTTTTACAATACCCAGACTATACCGATCAATTAAAGGTGGTGATGGAGCTCCTGATATTTGGGAGACTGCAGGAAATGCTGCAATAAATATTGGCG GTATCATTGTTCTTGTGGCTTTGTTTCTCTGGGACAATAAGAAAGAGGAGGAACAGCTTGCACAAATATCTCGTGATGAAACCCTCTCAAGGCTACCTTTGCGCCTTTCAACTAACAGGGTTGTTGAACTCGTTCAGTTACGAGACACTGTCAGGCCT GTTATTTTGGCTGGGAACAAGGAAACAGTCTCCTTAGCACTCCAGAAAGCCGAAAGATGCCGGACTGAGCTCCTTAGGAGAGGTGTTCTTCTGGTTCCTGTTATTTGGGGTCAGAATAGTGACAAACCAGCAGAAAAGAAAGGCTTCGGTCTTTCTCCAAAAGCTGCCGCTTCTCTTCCATCATTAGGG GAAGATTTTGACAAGCGAGCTCAATCAGTAGTTACCAAATCAAAATTGAAGGCAGAGATTAGATTCAAGGCAGAGCCAGTATCACCTGTGGAGTGGGAAAG GTGGATTAAGGATCAACAGAAGTCAGAAGGTGTTACTCCTGGTGAAGATGTCTACATTATACTTCGTCTAGATGGCCGTGTCCGCAGATCAGGAAGG GGTATGCCTGACTGGCAACAAATTGTGAAGGAGTTGCCAGAAATGGATGCATTGTTAAGCAAGCTAGAAAGATAA
- the LOC113717796 gene encoding dephospho-CoA kinase-like isoform X1, with translation MRIVGLTGGIGSGKSTVSNLFKAHGIPVVDADVIARDVLKKGTGGWKKVVAAFGEDILLPDGEVDRPKLGRIVFSDPQKRQILNRFLAPYISSGILLEVLKLWMKGCKIIVLDVPLLFEAKMDRWTNPIVVVWVDPKTQLHRLMARDGTTEEDSKSRINSQMSLDLKRTKADILIDNTGSLADLNENFQKVLVQVTRPLTWTEFALSRQGAIVASISIFLGIIICRKCL, from the exons ATGAGGATAGTGGGGCTGACCGGAGGGATTGGATCAGGGAAGAGTACCGTCTCCAATCTTTTCAAGGCCCATGGTATTCCGGTCGTCGATGCCGACGTCATCGCTCGT GATGTTTTGAAAAAAGGTACTGGTGGTTGGAAAAAGGTGGTGGCGGCTTTTGGGGAGGACATCCTGCTTCCTGACGGAGAGGTGGATCGCCCGAAGTTAGGTCGCATTGTATTTTCTGATCCACAAAAACGCCAGATTCTTAATAG ATTTCTGGCACCATACATCTCATCAGGCATTCTCTTGGAAGTGTTGAAACTATGGATGAAGGGGTGCAAAATTATTGTGCTCGATGTCCCTTTGTTGTTCGAAGCCAAGATGGACAGGTGGACAAATCCTATTGTTGTTGTTTGGGTTGATCCCAAGACTCAGCTCCATCGGCTCATGGCAAGAGATGGAACCACAGAAGAAGATTCTAAGAGCAGGATTAACTCTCAAATGTCTCTTGATCTCAAAAGGACCAAAGCAGATATTCTAATAGATAACACTGGATCACTGGCAGATctgaatgaaaattttcagaagGTATTGGTCCAGGTCACAAGGCCTTTGACATGGACAGAATTTGCTCTATCTAGACAGGGTGCTATTGTTGCATCTATATCCATTTTTCTAGGCATCATCATATGCAGGAAATGTTTGTGA
- the LOC113690078 gene encoding rapid alkalinization factor, translated as MAKNSPSDHLLLYSCIVFIIVSGRPISAGLDHQELNTWMPMKAAASCRGSIAECLGSGELSMDSEINRRILATRNYISYGALQRNTVPCSRRGSSYYNCQPGAEANPYTRGCSAITRCRS; from the coding sequence ATGGCGAAAAACTCTCCGTCCGATCACCTGCTCTTGTACAGTTGCATAGTATTTATCATCGTTTCAGGTCGGCCGATCTCAGCCGGCTTGGACCACCAAGAGTTGAATACTTGGATGCCGATGAAAGCAGCAGCCAGCTGCCGCGGTTCAATAGCAGAGTGCTTGGGCAGCGGCGAACTCAGCATGGATTCGGAGATCAACCGGCGCATATTAGCGACCAGAAATTACATAAGCTACGGTGCTCTGCAGAGGAACACCGTTCCATGCTCTCGCCGGGGTTCTTCCTACTACAACTGCCAGCCTGGTGCTGAAGCAAACCCCTACACCCGCGGTTGCAGCGCCATTACTCGTTGCCGGAGTTAA
- the LOC113717825 gene encoding protein LOW PSII ACCUMULATION 1, chloroplastic isoform X2 produces the protein MAVVASLALHRHCPVSPASSSSSVTRVRTWIPLPNSARRPFWTRTLSESTDTTHSSSSLVCLSAPSSSSSSSSSPEVTTPPTAESCINLGLSLFSKGRVKDALSQFETALTLDPNPIEAQAAFYNKACCHAYRGEGKKAADCLRTALKEYDLKFGTILNDPDLASFRALPEFKELQEEARLGGEDIGYSFRRDLKLISEVQAPFRGVRRFFYVALTAAAGISMFFTIPRLYRSIKGGDGAPDIWETAGNAAINIGGIIVLVALFLWDNKKEEEQLAQISRDETLSRLPLRLSTNRVVELVQLRDTVRPEDFDKRAQSVVTKSKLKAEIRFKAEPVSPVEWERWIKDQQKSEGVTPGEDVYIILRLDGRVRRSGRGMPDWQQIVKELPEMDALLSKLER, from the exons ATGGCTGTGGTGGCAAGTCTTGCCCTCCATCGTCATTGTCCCGTTTCTCCTGCATCATCATCCTCGTCAGTAACAAGGGTACGGACATGGATTCCCCTCCCCAACTCAGCAAGAAGGCCCTTTTGGACTCGGACTTTATCTGAGTCTACAGACACAACTCACTCTTCTTCTTCACTCGTATGCCTCTCTGCTCCGTCgtcgtcttcttcttcttcttcatcgcCGGAAGTGACTACACCACCCACTGCTGAGTCTTGCATCAACTTGGGACTCTCCCTCTTCTCCAAAGGACGG GTTAAAGATGCTCTGTCGCAGTTTGAAACTGCCCTTACTCTGGATCCTAATCCAATTGAGGCTCAAGCTGCGTTTTATAACAAAGCCTGCTGTCATGCTTACAG AGGGGAAGGAAAGAAAGCTGCTGACTGCTTGCGTACTGCTTTGAAGGAATATGACCTCAAGTTTGGCACAATTCTGAATGACCCAGACTTGGCCTCTTTCAGAGCATTGCCTGAATTTAAAGAGTTGCAAGAAGAG GCTAGGCTAGGCGGGGAAGATATAGGGTACAGTTTTCGGAGAGACCTTAAACTTATCAGTGAGGTCCAAGCACCTTTCCGTGGTGTTCGGAGATTCTTTTATGTGGCGCTTACTGCTGCTGCTGGAATATCAATGTTTTTTACAATACCCAGACTATACCGATCAATTAAAGGTGGTGATGGAGCTCCTGATATTTGGGAGACTGCAGGAAATGCTGCAATAAATATTGGCG GTATCATTGTTCTTGTGGCTTTGTTTCTCTGGGACAATAAGAAAGAGGAGGAACAGCTTGCACAAATATCTCGTGATGAAACCCTCTCAAGGCTACCTTTGCGCCTTTCAACTAACAGGGTTGTTGAACTCGTTCAGTTACGAGACACTGTCAGGCCT GAAGATTTTGACAAGCGAGCTCAATCAGTAGTTACCAAATCAAAATTGAAGGCAGAGATTAGATTCAAGGCAGAGCCAGTATCACCTGTGGAGTGGGAAAG GTGGATTAAGGATCAACAGAAGTCAGAAGGTGTTACTCCTGGTGAAGATGTCTACATTATACTTCGTCTAGATGGCCGTGTCCGCAGATCAGGAAGG GGTATGCCTGACTGGCAACAAATTGTGAAGGAGTTGCCAGAAATGGATGCATTGTTAAGCAAGCTAGAAAGATAA